Proteins from one Cystobacter ferrugineus genomic window:
- a CDS encoding toll/interleukin-1 receptor domain-containing protein yields MARIFVSYRREDSPGHIGRLYDHLVAHFGKKLVFRDIETIEPGADFVHTIEEAVESCGVLLAVIGPQWLGARDKQGRRRLDNPKDFVRLEVAAALSRDVRVIPVLVGGATFPSEEELPPDLAPLARRNAIEINDPHFRTDMAHLIRAIQSALDEKHAPAFGVPRPGVQWRRWGAAGLVITFAVMVLAGILRVLHGQEVEGIGGAGDAGVGPALHPVEREQKGTGGSEDAGMTGKTPPISPRPKTPGKLLKPGKRPPPLPRDAGVVPPTLEDAGSDAGVVPPTLEDAGSDAGVVPPTLEDAGSDAGVVPPTLEDAGSDAGVVPPTLEDAGSDAGVVPPTLEDAGSDAGVATPPPWDEGTMDEDGGTGGSEEFPPQEPESPAPPQPEPESPALPQPEPESPALPQPEPEPDSVP; encoded by the coding sequence ATGGCACGGATCTTCGTCAGCTACCGGCGAGAGGACAGCCCAGGGCACATAGGTCGGCTCTATGACCACCTGGTCGCCCATTTCGGTAAGAAGCTCGTCTTCCGGGACATCGAGACCATCGAGCCCGGAGCCGACTTCGTGCACACCATCGAGGAGGCGGTCGAATCGTGCGGCGTGCTGCTCGCCGTCATCGGGCCGCAGTGGCTCGGCGCCCGGGACAAGCAGGGACGGCGACGACTGGACAACCCCAAGGACTTCGTCCGGCTGGAGGTGGCCGCGGCCCTGTCGCGCGACGTGCGGGTCATCCCCGTGCTGGTGGGTGGCGCCACCTTCCCCTCCGAGGAGGAACTTCCCCCCGACCTCGCCCCGCTGGCCCGGCGCAACGCCATCGAGATCAACGATCCCCATTTCCGTACCGACATGGCGCACCTCATCCGCGCCATCCAGAGCGCGCTCGACGAGAAGCACGCTCCAGCCTTCGGAGTACCACGGCCCGGAGTCCAGTGGCGTCGGTGGGGAGCGGCCGGGCTCGTCATCACCTTCGCCGTGATGGTGCTCGCCGGGATTCTGCGGGTGCTGCACGGGCAAGAGGTGGAGGGCATCGGAGGCGCCGGGGACGCGGGCGTGGGACCCGCTCTGCATCCCGTGGAAAGGGAGCAGAAGGGCACCGGAGGATCCGAAGATGCGGGGATGACCGGGAAGACACCGCCCATCTCCCCCCGGCCGAAAACACCGGGGAAACTGTTGAAACCGGGGAAAAGGCCTCCCCCGTTGCCACGAGATGCGGGCGTGGTGCCACCAACGCTGGAGGACGCGGGGTCCGACGCGGGCGTGGTGCCACCAACGCTGGAGGACGCGGGGTCCGACGCGGGCGTGGTTCCACCAACGCTGGAGGACGCGGGGTCCGACGCGGGCGTGGTTCCACCAACGCTGGAGGACGCGGGGTCCGACGCGGGCGTGGTTCCACCAACGCTGGAGGACGCGGGGTCCGACGCGGGCGTGGTTCCACCAACGCTGGAGGACGCGGGGTCCGACGCGGGCGTCGCAACACCACCTCCCTGGGATGAGGGAACGATGGACGAGGATGGGGGAACCGGAGGCAGTGAAGAGTTCCCCCCTCAGGAACCCGAGTCACCAGCACCGCCCCAGCCGGAACCCGAGTCACCAGCACTGCCCCAGCCGGAACCCGAGTCACCAGCACTGCCCCAGCCGGAACCCGAGCCGGATTCGGTCCCATGA
- a CDS encoding DUF4231 domain-containing protein, whose product MSKSHTGDIPFPNGNRAKWVRASPGDDPHALLRALDLPRPRALILLLGGADELAPELNVRLRQLIGRGVARCAVETGALILDGGTWSGIMALMGQGVAERGYRSLLVGVAPAQLVTWPGGPFEDGAGERTPLDENHTHFVLVDGNTWGGETPTLYTLASALTEGGIPVVVVLANGGDVTRQEALAAVRHHWPIVVLQGSGRLADEISTQVSRPSSDIADPVLAEILSDGDLCLFPVEGSARDLKHLLKRELREDSILKLAWQRFALYDANSTRQQRVFRRLQFWSLTLGFLGTLMALLDTQLLILGHIAEKGRVNELLRILIVLLAASVTVLVAASSQLKAGTRWILLRAHAEALKREIFRYRCRIGIRSEPRSSRFSSERRLASRMKSISRPFLQTEANLSAPRTYRGPLPPPGSLAPGDDGFSSLTPFRYIRYRLDDQLGYYRRKIDRLDRTAHRLQWLTLLASGMGTVLAAMGAELWVALTTSLVTSVTAWMGYQQAESQLTKYHQSTTDLDNIKAWWSALSLEEQGRRRNFENLIDSTEFVLQSELTGWLREMRDTLARMQTRRDKNPGEAQATKH is encoded by the coding sequence ATGTCGAAGTCTCACACCGGGGACATCCCCTTCCCCAATGGGAACCGCGCGAAGTGGGTACGTGCTTCGCCCGGGGATGATCCCCACGCGCTCCTGCGCGCGCTCGACCTGCCCCGGCCTCGTGCCCTCATCCTCCTGCTCGGAGGTGCGGACGAGTTGGCGCCCGAACTGAACGTGCGCCTGCGGCAACTCATCGGCCGAGGGGTGGCCCGCTGCGCCGTGGAGACGGGAGCCCTCATCCTCGATGGCGGCACCTGGTCCGGCATCATGGCCCTCATGGGCCAGGGTGTGGCCGAGCGCGGTTACCGCTCGCTGCTCGTCGGCGTGGCCCCCGCTCAGCTCGTCACCTGGCCCGGAGGCCCCTTCGAGGATGGCGCCGGGGAACGCACGCCGCTCGACGAGAACCACACCCACTTCGTCCTGGTGGACGGCAACACCTGGGGCGGGGAGACGCCCACCCTCTACACGCTCGCCTCCGCGCTCACCGAGGGTGGCATCCCCGTGGTCGTGGTGCTCGCCAATGGCGGGGACGTCACCCGGCAGGAAGCCCTCGCCGCCGTCCGCCACCACTGGCCCATCGTGGTCCTCCAGGGCTCCGGCCGACTGGCGGACGAGATCTCCACCCAGGTGTCCCGGCCTTCTTCCGACATCGCCGACCCGGTCCTCGCGGAGATCCTCTCCGATGGCGACCTCTGCCTCTTCCCGGTGGAGGGCTCGGCGCGCGACCTCAAGCACCTGCTCAAACGCGAGCTACGCGAGGACTCCATCCTCAAGCTGGCCTGGCAGCGCTTCGCCCTCTACGACGCCAACTCCACCCGGCAGCAGCGCGTCTTCCGGCGACTGCAGTTCTGGAGCTTGACCCTGGGCTTCCTGGGCACGCTCATGGCCCTGCTCGATACGCAACTGCTCATCCTGGGGCACATCGCGGAGAAGGGACGGGTGAATGAGCTGTTGAGGATACTCATCGTGCTCCTGGCCGCGTCGGTCACCGTGCTGGTGGCCGCCTCCAGCCAGCTCAAGGCCGGCACCCGGTGGATCCTCCTGCGTGCGCACGCCGAGGCACTCAAGCGGGAAATCTTCCGCTATCGCTGCCGCATCGGCATCCGGAGCGAGCCCAGGTCGAGCCGGTTCTCCAGTGAGCGCCGGTTGGCCAGCCGGATGAAATCCATCAGCCGCCCGTTCCTGCAGACAGAGGCCAACCTCTCCGCACCGCGCACCTACCGCGGTCCGCTGCCCCCTCCCGGTTCACTGGCCCCCGGCGATGACGGCTTCAGCTCGCTCACCCCCTTCCGCTACATCCGCTACCGCCTGGATGATCAGCTCGGCTACTACCGGCGGAAGATCGATCGGCTCGACCGGACTGCCCACCGGCTGCAGTGGCTCACCCTCCTCGCCAGCGGCATGGGCACGGTGCTGGCGGCGATGGGGGCGGAGCTCTGGGTGGCCCTGACGACGTCGCTGGTGACGTCCGTCACCGCCTGGATGGGCTACCAGCAGGCCGAGAGCCAGCTGACGAAGTACCACCAGTCCACGACCGACCTGGACAACATCAAGGCCTGGTGGAGCGCCCTCTCCCTCGAAGAGCAGGGCAGACGCCGCAATTTCGAGAACCTCATCGACAGCACCGAATTCGTCCTCCAATCGGAGCTGACGGGCTGGTTGCGGGAGATGAGGGACACCCTGGCCCGGATGCAGACGCGGCGTGACAAGAACCCGGGAGAGGCCCAGGCGACCAAACACTGA
- a CDS encoding amidohydrolase family protein translates to MHSDPVKLAEQGGADVERAIHALRDAGVTTIADGGLQSVSQINAVKRFTELPGFPLRITGVVVADAAKAATLRPTAPACAPNGGNDCALPKWLGAGGIKVWVDGSTQGCTAKLEAPYHYLEGGHCSGEGEGRADYDSAQDIVDSLSPLWGQGAWRFQLHANGNGANKWALDALSRLQQSKENPHRVLLIHNTMGQPALSKRIGDLRKGAGVMDGQPVPALDIQVTHLIGHVAYWGDAFVGMLGEEAASEIDPVAYDRENGIPFSLHSDSMVTPTRPLWFVEQAVTRRTWSYPDFQKEYVLGAKHAATVEEALRAITVEPARHHELDTLLGSIEPGKVADFVVLGANPLDFDPAKGGDPTKISQIPVIQTYLNGRATGGSH, encoded by the coding sequence ATGCACTCCGACCCGGTCAAGCTCGCGGAGCAGGGGGGCGCGGATGTCGAACGTGCCATTCATGCGCTGCGAGACGCTGGAGTCACCACCATCGCTGACGGTGGACTCCAGAGCGTGTCGCAGATCAACGCCGTGAAGCGGTTCACCGAGCTGCCCGGGTTCCCCTTGCGAATCACGGGGGTCGTGGTCGCTGACGCCGCGAAGGCGGCGACGCTCCGGCCGACGGCGCCCGCCTGTGCGCCGAACGGAGGGAATGACTGCGCGTTGCCGAAGTGGCTGGGGGCCGGTGGCATCAAGGTCTGGGTCGATGGTTCGACGCAGGGCTGCACCGCGAAACTCGAGGCGCCCTATCACTACCTGGAGGGCGGGCACTGTTCCGGTGAAGGGGAGGGCCGGGCTGATTACGACAGCGCGCAGGACATCGTCGACAGTTTGAGCCCACTCTGGGGCCAGGGCGCGTGGCGATTCCAACTCCACGCCAACGGCAATGGGGCGAACAAGTGGGCGCTCGATGCGTTGTCGCGGCTCCAGCAATCGAAGGAGAACCCCCATCGGGTCCTCCTCATCCACAACACGATGGGCCAGCCAGCGCTTTCCAAGCGCATCGGTGATTTGCGCAAGGGAGCAGGTGTCATGGATGGGCAGCCGGTGCCGGCGCTCGACATCCAGGTGACGCACCTCATTGGACACGTGGCGTATTGGGGTGACGCTTTCGTGGGAATGCTGGGGGAGGAGGCCGCGAGCGAAATCGATCCCGTCGCCTATGACCGTGAGAACGGAATCCCGTTCTCGCTCCACAGTGATTCGATGGTGACCCCGACGCGCCCGCTCTGGTTCGTGGAGCAGGCCGTGACGCGGCGCACCTGGTCCTATCCTGACTTCCAGAAGGAGTACGTGCTGGGGGCGAAGCACGCGGCGACCGTCGAGGAGGCGCTGCGCGCGATTACGGTAGAGCCCGCCCGTCACCACGAGCTCGACACGCTGCTTGGGAGCATCGAGCCCGGCAAGGTGGCCGACTTCGTCGTGCTGGGCGCCAACCCGCTCGATTTCGATCCGGCCAAGGGGGGTGACCCGACGAAGATCAGCCAGATTCCGGTGATTCAGACGTATCTCAACGGGCGGGCCACCGGCGGCAGCCACTGA
- a CDS encoding TetR/AcrR family transcriptional regulator, producing the protein MVKRAPKTNERILQEGLALMSQEGLAGVTIGRLAEQVGMSKSGLFAHFRGKEDIQVGLLEYAGHFFLPRVLEPAMKTPEGLPRLESLVQHWLGWAKRAGLPGGCAVAAAMFELDDVESPVREYVLGIEAQWRATLGQFVQQAVDLGHLRAGLDVEQFVWELCGIYLSHHTSSRFVRDPRADERARVAFEALVNRARPGK; encoded by the coding sequence ATGGTGAAGCGCGCCCCCAAGACGAACGAGCGGATCCTCCAGGAGGGCCTTGCCCTGATGAGCCAGGAAGGCCTGGCGGGAGTCACGATCGGCCGGCTGGCGGAACAGGTGGGGATGTCGAAGAGCGGGCTCTTCGCCCACTTCCGCGGCAAGGAAGACATCCAGGTGGGTCTGCTCGAATACGCCGGCCACTTCTTCCTCCCGCGCGTCCTCGAGCCCGCGATGAAGACGCCCGAGGGGCTCCCCCGATTGGAATCCCTGGTCCAGCATTGGCTGGGATGGGCGAAGCGGGCGGGACTCCCGGGGGGATGCGCCGTGGCCGCCGCGATGTTCGAGCTCGACGACGTGGAGAGCCCCGTTCGGGAGTATGTCCTCGGCATCGAGGCACAGTGGCGCGCCACGCTGGGACAGTTCGTCCAGCAGGCGGTCGACCTCGGGCACCTGCGCGCCGGACTGGATGTCGAACAATTCGTCTGGGAGCTCTGCGGCATCTACCTGAGCCATCACACCTCGAGCCGCTTCGTCCGGGATCCGCGCGCCGACGAGCGGGCCCGCGTGGCCTTCGAGGCGCTCGTGAACCGGGCCCGTCCCGGGAAGTAG
- a CDS encoding SDR family NAD(P)-dependent oxidoreductase, producing the protein MTTQVAAVFGVGPGLGAAVARRFAREGYAVALLARGETAAREVRADIQQQGGRAEVFTADAGDAGSVSAAFSRIRAELGAPEVLVYNAGAFHVASVLDLDPATFETAWRTNCLGGFLCAREVLPAMLERGRGTLLFSGATASLRGGARFAGLAVGKFGLRALAQSLAREVGPQGIHVAHVVIDGMIDTPRVRGMAPERSASTLLSPEDLAETYWQLHRQPPSVWTQELDVRPASEKF; encoded by the coding sequence ATGACGACCCAGGTAGCGGCGGTGTTTGGAGTAGGCCCGGGATTGGGCGCGGCGGTGGCCCGGCGTTTCGCGCGCGAGGGCTATGCGGTGGCATTGCTCGCGCGAGGTGAAACGGCGGCACGCGAGGTCCGCGCCGACATCCAGCAACAGGGAGGACGCGCGGAGGTGTTCACCGCGGACGCGGGAGACGCGGGCTCGGTCTCAGCCGCCTTCTCGAGGATTCGCGCGGAGCTGGGCGCCCCCGAGGTGCTCGTCTACAACGCGGGCGCCTTCCACGTGGCGAGCGTGCTCGATCTGGACCCCGCCACCTTCGAGACCGCCTGGCGCACCAACTGCCTGGGCGGCTTCCTGTGCGCGCGCGAGGTGCTCCCCGCCATGCTCGAGCGCGGACGAGGCACCCTGCTCTTCAGTGGCGCCACCGCGTCCTTGCGCGGCGGCGCGCGCTTCGCGGGTCTGGCCGTGGGCAAGTTCGGACTGCGCGCACTCGCCCAATCACTCGCACGAGAAGTCGGACCCCAGGGCATCCACGTGGCCCACGTGGTCATCGATGGGATGATCGACACGCCCCGCGTACGCGGCATGGCCCCGGAGCGAAGCGCCTCGACACTGCTCTCTCCAGAAGATCTGGCGGAGACGTACTGGCAATTGCATCGGCAACCCCCATCCGTCTGGACGCAGGAACTGGATGTGCGCCCCGCGAGCGAGAAGTTCTGA
- a CDS encoding serine/threonine-protein kinase, whose translation MTHKRDDAYPWPDAAEPSAHSLYGEELSPGALVGGSVVEGVRYRGSVATLYQARAARTGEPVALKVMHLQFATARGALRRFHQEGETLRRLRHPHIVDVLEHGTLPDGRPFIAMEWLEGRDLAAELAARGPLSAREALEVLEQVGSALRAAHGAGVVHRDLKAQNVVVVGAGTAGPQVKLVDFGVAKLLAPEDAGTGVTSTGLVLGTPLSMAPEQIRGETPDARTDLYGLGVLLYQLVTGQPPFQGPTQVELEEQHLHAPVPRASERAPVPVGLDAVVARCMEKQREARYPGVDAVLEELRRVVRGEGPGRIRQVRALGLYVEARPWGRVDDTTLDTVDARLEGVRARMDAQGLTVMVEGSAFLLGVAALPEEPEAEREFRRRVLEMALALAEEPGARDEARVSLEPTLHVDLATLRSDGLGRTGLGGGRLMRLSAWTGEHPGRGVLVTREALTGLESGLHSRPLSSGAQLSHVWREAH comes from the coding sequence ATGACCCACAAGCGGGACGATGCCTATCCCTGGCCGGACGCCGCCGAGCCGAGCGCCCACTCCTTGTATGGAGAGGAGTTGTCGCCGGGGGCGCTCGTGGGGGGCTCCGTGGTCGAGGGGGTGCGCTACCGGGGCAGTGTGGCGACGCTCTACCAGGCCCGCGCGGCGCGGACGGGAGAGCCCGTGGCGCTCAAGGTGATGCACCTCCAGTTCGCCACCGCGCGCGGCGCCCTGCGCCGCTTCCATCAGGAGGGAGAGACGCTGCGCAGGCTGCGCCATCCGCACATCGTGGACGTGCTGGAGCACGGCACGCTGCCGGATGGGCGGCCCTTCATCGCCATGGAGTGGCTGGAGGGAAGAGACCTGGCGGCGGAGCTGGCGGCGCGCGGTCCCCTGTCGGCGCGGGAGGCGCTGGAGGTGCTCGAGCAGGTGGGCTCGGCGCTGCGGGCGGCGCACGGGGCGGGCGTGGTGCACCGGGACCTGAAGGCGCAGAACGTGGTGGTGGTGGGAGCGGGGACGGCGGGCCCGCAGGTGAAGCTGGTGGACTTCGGGGTGGCGAAGCTGCTGGCGCCGGAGGACGCGGGGACGGGCGTGACGAGCACGGGGCTGGTGCTGGGCACGCCCTTGTCCATGGCGCCGGAGCAGATCCGCGGCGAGACCCCCGACGCGCGCACGGACCTCTACGGGCTGGGAGTGCTGCTGTACCAGCTCGTCACCGGACAGCCGCCCTTCCAGGGCCCCACGCAGGTGGAGTTGGAGGAGCAGCACCTGCACGCGCCCGTGCCGAGGGCGAGTGAGCGGGCGCCGGTGCCGGTGGGGCTGGACGCGGTGGTAGCGCGGTGCATGGAGAAGCAGCGGGAGGCGCGCTACCCGGGGGTGGACGCGGTGCTGGAGGAGCTGCGGCGGGTGGTGAGGGGCGAGGGCCCGGGCCGCATCCGGCAGGTGCGGGCACTGGGGCTGTACGTGGAAGCGCGGCCCTGGGGACGGGTGGACGACACCACGCTGGACACGGTGGACGCGCGGCTGGAGGGCGTGCGCGCGAGGATGGATGCGCAGGGGCTGACGGTGATGGTGGAAGGCAGCGCCTTCCTGTTGGGCGTGGCGGCGCTGCCGGAGGAGCCCGAGGCGGAGCGGGAGTTCCGGCGGCGGGTGTTGGAGATGGCGTTGGCGCTCGCGGAGGAGCCCGGGGCGCGGGATGAGGCGCGGGTGTCCCTGGAGCCCACGCTTCACGTGGACCTGGCGACGCTGCGCTCGGATGGATTGGGAAGGACGGGCCTGGGCGGTGGCCGGCTGATGCGCCTGTCGGCCTGGACGGGGGAACATCCGGGGCGGGGCGTGCTGGTGACGCGGGAGGCACTGACGGGCTTGGAGTCGGGCCTGCACTCACGGCCGCTCTCCAGCGGCGCGCAGCTCAGTCACGTCTGGCGAGAGGCGCACTGA
- a CDS encoding protein kinase domain-containing protein — protein sequence MEGSGPASARIRVITCSANLGGTAPAVPSMRCPVCHRRLVPGTACPLHAERPRLPREEPEPLAPPQVPGFPLLAPLGAGGFAQVFSARREQDGTEVAVKVALAPSASPRFAHEAAALRRVAPPTAPALLGQGELPGGRAFLVLERLRGQTLAAWMAALPGSGAASLPHVRELLSGLCTALEHVHGVGLVHRDLKPENLFLREGGALSLLDFGLARFLDAPDARESEASVRLTRTGERLGTPFYMSPEQCLASPDVDARADLYALGVLLFELLTGAPPFTGEPDEVRRGQVSLRPPLASERAAVPRALDDVLLRCLAKEPAARFASASALLAAFDTACRTAPTPSAAPELPRRPAPSQGVRPVALLGVAGDVEAPWLAAAVSPEGGLLARVHPGRYLVAFPEHPSAEAGLRAALRAARSLSEPGVSTVLHLAPLRVRPGVSQLRLAGEALDTPDTWWPREGLTPEAARTLGEGAAAPGPEGAPTEAEPPPLLGRDALLDTLCADAARAFSGPGPGLTVLTGEPGLGKTRVLDALATRLEAEPGVRVVRLAAPPPDSAPGDALLHALWDTLAPPLPFPAPTRRQALARAVAEGVRQSATRGPLAVLLDDAHQADPTTLDVLEVATLAAPDITLWVCAAARPELRGLRPLLGERAGHLSHQALPPLAPEAQRALLRHLLRPAEFIPEPVLARLEQLTQGVPLSLVEVARALRTSGALRATADGEGYVAADELLHVSVTPLFERLAARALAVLPEAHQGLARLCAVLGQEVTVARVDAAQRHLEKKEDVARMADLDAGTGLARLERAGLLRAVGPGRHAFRQPQLREALERALPPALRRALHTAALRALPEGDTEPRARARHAAASGAHEEAFAAWFTLGEAARRAHRHVEAEQDYTHALAQLPEGDRERRARVLAGRGRVRYRTHRFHEALADLGQARALAHALGDTALEVDLLLEEATLVDWLEDAEGSAVRTREALEKAEALDDPRLSVRCSLARARQSWREGDWARATRLLTATVEAATLARDTETRIIALMMQGTGLALDGQEAPAAAAFDEALALSQREGDALHRAATLINRTFLWRLRGDLEGTERDLREAIALGRELGHAQVERWSVGQLSECLHWMGRDAEALGLARRAHELGVRFFGAHPVAVDAVLLARVALALGDAREARALLDWLDAHCSPEQTPPNTRALWRLVALRVREVESGTREAAAWHALADEAAPDTSGDELTEVLHQAALAAWKAEARDEARQWLVRARDTARASPLWRARLDALAVDWEATPTPETCGLPGNNPPPLPLSRR from the coding sequence ATGGAAGGGAGCGGCCCGGCGAGCGCCCGCATCCGCGTCATCACCTGCTCTGCTAACCTCGGCGGCACGGCTCCCGCCGTCCCCTCCATGCGCTGCCCGGTCTGCCACCGCCGACTCGTCCCCGGCACCGCCTGTCCGCTCCACGCGGAGCGGCCCCGGCTCCCCCGCGAGGAGCCCGAGCCCCTCGCGCCTCCCCAGGTGCCCGGATTCCCGCTCCTCGCGCCCCTGGGCGCCGGAGGCTTCGCCCAGGTCTTCTCCGCCCGCCGGGAGCAGGACGGCACCGAGGTGGCCGTGAAGGTGGCCCTCGCTCCCTCCGCCTCGCCCCGCTTCGCCCACGAGGCCGCCGCCCTGCGCCGCGTGGCCCCTCCCACCGCGCCCGCCCTCCTGGGACAGGGTGAGCTGCCCGGAGGCCGGGCCTTCCTCGTGCTGGAACGTCTGCGCGGACAGACGCTCGCCGCCTGGATGGCCGCGCTCCCCGGCTCCGGCGCCGCCTCGCTCCCCCACGTGCGGGAGTTGCTCTCCGGCCTGTGCACCGCCCTGGAGCATGTCCACGGCGTGGGGCTCGTCCACCGCGACCTCAAGCCCGAGAACCTCTTCCTGCGCGAGGGCGGCGCGCTCAGCCTCCTGGACTTCGGCCTCGCGCGCTTCCTCGATGCCCCGGACGCCAGGGAGTCCGAGGCCTCCGTCCGTCTCACCCGCACCGGCGAGCGGCTCGGCACCCCCTTCTACATGTCGCCCGAGCAGTGCCTCGCCTCACCCGACGTGGACGCGCGCGCGGACCTCTACGCGCTCGGCGTCCTCCTCTTCGAGCTGCTCACCGGCGCTCCGCCCTTCACCGGCGAGCCCGATGAGGTGCGGCGAGGCCAGGTGAGCCTCCGCCCGCCCCTCGCCTCCGAGCGCGCCGCCGTGCCCCGGGCCCTCGACGACGTCCTCCTGCGCTGTCTCGCCAAGGAGCCCGCCGCGCGCTTCGCCTCGGCCTCCGCGCTGCTCGCCGCCTTCGACACCGCGTGCCGTACCGCCCCCACCCCGTCCGCCGCGCCCGAGCTTCCCCGGCGCCCCGCGCCCTCCCAGGGGGTGCGGCCCGTGGCCCTGCTCGGGGTGGCCGGAGACGTGGAGGCGCCGTGGCTCGCCGCGGCCGTCTCCCCCGAGGGCGGACTGCTCGCGCGCGTCCACCCGGGCCGCTACCTCGTCGCCTTCCCCGAGCACCCCTCCGCCGAGGCGGGGCTGCGCGCCGCCCTGCGCGCCGCGCGCTCCCTCTCCGAGCCCGGCGTGTCCACCGTGCTCCACCTCGCCCCGCTGCGCGTGCGCCCCGGTGTCTCGCAACTGCGGCTCGCCGGCGAGGCCCTGGACACACCCGACACCTGGTGGCCCCGCGAGGGCCTCACCCCCGAGGCCGCGCGCACACTCGGTGAGGGCGCCGCGGCTCCCGGCCCGGAAGGCGCGCCCACCGAGGCCGAGCCCCCGCCCCTGCTCGGCCGAGACGCGCTGCTCGACACCCTGTGCGCGGACGCGGCCCGTGCCTTCTCCGGCCCGGGCCCGGGGTTGACCGTGCTCACTGGCGAGCCGGGACTCGGCAAGACGCGCGTACTCGACGCGCTCGCCACGCGACTGGAGGCTGAGCCCGGCGTGCGCGTGGTGCGCCTCGCCGCGCCCCCACCCGACTCGGCACCAGGGGATGCCCTGCTCCACGCGCTGTGGGACACCCTCGCCCCCCCCTTGCCCTTTCCCGCTCCCACCCGGCGCCAGGCGCTCGCCCGCGCCGTGGCCGAGGGCGTGCGCCAGTCCGCCACCCGGGGGCCCCTGGCCGTGCTGCTGGACGACGCGCACCAGGCGGACCCCACCACCCTGGACGTGCTGGAGGTGGCCACGCTCGCCGCGCCAGACATCACCCTCTGGGTGTGCGCCGCCGCGCGTCCCGAGCTGCGCGGCCTGCGTCCGCTGCTGGGCGAGCGCGCCGGGCACCTCTCGCACCAGGCGCTGCCGCCGCTCGCGCCCGAGGCCCAGCGCGCGCTCCTGCGCCACCTGCTGCGCCCCGCCGAGTTCATCCCCGAGCCGGTGCTCGCCCGTCTGGAGCAACTGACGCAAGGGGTGCCCCTGTCCCTGGTGGAGGTGGCCCGGGCGCTGCGCACCTCGGGCGCGCTGCGCGCCACGGCGGACGGCGAGGGCTACGTGGCCGCGGACGAGCTGCTCCACGTCTCGGTGACGCCCCTCTTCGAGCGGCTCGCGGCGCGCGCGCTGGCGGTGCTGCCCGAGGCGCACCAGGGCCTGGCGCGGCTGTGCGCGGTGCTCGGCCAGGAGGTGACGGTGGCGCGGGTGGACGCGGCCCAGCGGCACCTGGAGAAGAAGGAGGACGTGGCGCGCATGGCGGACCTGGACGCGGGCACGGGGCTCGCGCGGTTGGAGCGCGCGGGCCTGCTGCGCGCGGTGGGGCCCGGGCGCCATGCCTTCCGTCAGCCCCAACTGCGCGAGGCGCTCGAGCGGGCGCTGCCCCCCGCCTTGCGCCGGGCGCTGCACACGGCGGCCCTGCGCGCCCTTCCCGAGGGAGACACGGAGCCGCGCGCGCGTGCGCGTCATGCCGCGGCCAGTGGCGCGCACGAGGAAGCCTTCGCCGCCTGGTTCACGCTCGGCGAGGCCGCGCGGCGCGCCCACCGTCACGTGGAGGCCGAGCAGGACTACACGCACGCGCTCGCGCAGCTCCCCGAGGGAGACCGGGAACGCCGGGCGCGGGTGCTGGCCGGGCGGGGCCGGGTGCGCTACCGCACCCACCGTTTCCACGAGGCGCTGGCGGACCTGGGGCAGGCGCGCGCGCTGGCCCACGCCCTGGGGGACACGGCCCTGGAGGTGGACCTGCTCCTGGAGGAGGCCACGCTCGTGGACTGGCTGGAGGACGCCGAGGGCTCGGCGGTGCGCACCCGCGAGGCGCTGGAGAAGGCCGAGGCGCTGGATGACCCGCGGCTGTCGGTGCGCTGCTCGCTGGCGCGCGCGCGGCAGTCCTGGCGGGAGGGGGACTGGGCGCGCGCCACGCGGCTGCTCACCGCCACGGTGGAGGCGGCCACGCTCGCGCGGGACACGGAGACACGCATCATCGCGTTGATGATGCAGGGCACGGGGCTCGCGCTCGACGGACAGGAGGCCCCCGCCGCGGCGGCCTTCGACGAGGCGCTCGCGCTGAGCCAGCGGGAGGGGGACGCGCTGCACCGGGCCGCGACCCTCATCAACCGCACCTTCCTCTGGCGCCTGCGTGGGGATCTCGAGGGTACCGAGAGAGATCTGCGCGAGGCCATCGCCCTGGGGCGCGAGCTGGGGCATGCGCAGGTGGAGCGCTGGAGCGTGGGGCAGCTCTCCGAGTGCCTGCACTGGATGGGGCGCGACGCGGAGGCGCTGGGGCTCGCGCGGCGGGCGCACGAGCTGGGGGTGCGCTTCTTCGGGGCGCACCCGGTGGCGGTGGACGCGGTGTTGCTCGCGCGCGTGGCGCTGGCGCTGGGAGACGCGCGGGAGGCACGCGCGCTGCTCGACTGGCTCGACGCCCACTGCTCGCCGGAGCAGACTCCGCCCAACACGCGGGCCCTGTGGCGGCTGGTGGCGCTGCGCGTGCGGGAAGTGGAGTCCGGCACCCGCGAGGCCGCCGCCTGGCACGCGCTCGCGGACGAGGCGGCGCCGGACACCTCGGGCGATGAACTCACGGAGGTGCTGCACCAGGCCGCCCTCGCCGCATGGAAAGCCGAGGCCCGGGACGAGGCCCGGCAGTGGCTCGTCCGCGCGCGCGACACCGCCCGGGCCTCCCCGCTGTGGCGCGCGCGGTTGGATGCGCTCGCCGTGGACTGGGAAGCAACACCCACTCCCGAGACCTGTGGCCTCCCAGGCAACAACCCTCCACCCCTTCCCCTTTCTCGAAGGTGA